One window from the genome of Aphelocoma coerulescens isolate FSJ_1873_10779 chromosome 19, UR_Acoe_1.0, whole genome shotgun sequence encodes:
- the OMG gene encoding oligodendrocyte-myelin glycoprotein: MEYHILNTSTCLLVLLVFIPTGLGTCPSSCKCSGNDRNVDCSGRNLTVLPQGLQDNLTYLNLSFNQFVDLDHQLTRFTNLRTLDISNNWLKNVPAHLPKSLWELYATNNNIKVLQKLDTAYQWNLRVLDVSRNMVERAVLINNTLSSLKFLNLSSNKLWTVPTNMPYNIETVDLSNNFLSQILPGTLVRLQHLTSLYLHNNKFSYIPDKAFDQLSQLQVVTLYNNPWSCSDNQNIPYVLHWVQGTAARVVGAPCADQPWPWVSTTPAPAQPTALDSSPMIKGTKGADRETSATAPEPTKVTKTHKQFKAKEVTSLATQSHPVLFPGTDRPLLHSLDGPQEAAATRTIHVQDSTEGNASLAPATGSSTTPMTLSITSGMPTNYSKMPQSTTATLRKEEATPSAPDARVPSCASRWEMGLLLYLAVLHAVALPVD, translated from the coding sequence ATGGAATACCACATATTGAATACATCTACCTGTCTGCTGGTCCTTCTGGTTTTCATACCCACTGGTTTGGGTACCTGTCCTTCTAGCTGTAAGTGCTCAGGAAACGACAGGAATGTGGACTGTTCAGGCAGAAACTTAACTGTACTGCCCCAGGGACTTCAAGACAACCTTACATATTTAAATCTATCCTTTAACCAGTTTGTAGATCTCGATCATCAGCTAACGAGGTTCACCAATCTGAGGACCCTTGATATTTCAAATAATTGGCTCAAGAATGTTCCTGCTCATCTGCCCAAGTCTTTATGGGAATTATATGCCACAAACAACAACATTAAAGTTCTTCAGAAACTTGATACAGCTTACCAGTGGAATCTTAGAGTGCTCGATGTTTCCAGGAATATGGTGGAAAGAGCTGTCCTGATCAACAACACACTGAGCAGTCTCAAGTTTCTCAATCTCAGCAGCAACAAACTTTGGACAGTTCCAACCAATATGCCCTACAACATAGAGACGGTGGATCTATCCAATAACTTCTTGTCCCAGATACTCCCAGGAACACTGGTGAGACTGCAACACCTCACAAGCCTCTACCTGCACAACAACAAGTTCTCATACATTCCTGACAAAGCTTTTgaccagctctcccagctgcaggtAGTAACTCTGTACAACAACCCCTGGTCCTGCAGCGATAACCAAAACATCCCTTATGTGCTGCACTgggtgcagggcacagctgcccGTGTCGTGGGGGCCCCCTGTGCTGACCAGCCCTGGCCCTGGGTGAGCACCACGccagccccggcccagcccacGGCCCTGGACTCCAGCCCCATGATCAAAGGCACGAAGGGAGCGGACAGGGAGACTTCTGCCACAGCACCCGAGCCCACCAAAGTGACCAAAACGCACAAACAATTTAAAGCCAAGGAAGTCACTTCCTTGGCGACCCAAAGCCACCCGGTTCTGTTCCCCGGCACAGACCGGCCCCTGCTCCACTCCCTCGACGGCCCCCAGGAGGCCGCAGCCACACGCACAATCCACGTCCAGGACTCCACCGAGGGCAACGCCAGCCTGGCCCCTGCCACGGGCTCCTCCACCACTCCCATGACTTTAAGCATCACCAGTGGAATGCCAACAAACTACTCCAAGATGCCTCAAAGCACAACCGCTACCTTAAGGAAGGAGGAGGCCACGCCGAGCGCCCCTGACGCGCGCGTGCCCTCCTGCGCCAGCCGCTGGGAGATGGGGCTGCTGCTTTATCTCGCAGTGCTGCACGCCGTGGCCCTGCCTGTGGACTAA